Below is a genomic region from Vitis riparia cultivar Riparia Gloire de Montpellier isolate 1030 chromosome 5, EGFV_Vit.rip_1.0, whole genome shotgun sequence.
gGTATGTTGGgtccgtttagcccattgtggaaccaccttttgtaattagggttttttagtgtggtgtggttgccgtgttatatatggagagaaaatattgtagctaTTGTGGTTATACTCtatattcttccctgataatagtgatatccctacaACTCCGTAGATGTAGGCAAATTACCGAACCatgtaaatactgtcttgtgtgtgtaattgttttttctttgacgtgtgttttctctattttttgtttctcacaggttgggaattTGGTTTAATTCCCTATAAACACTTAATCTTTAATGAAGAGCAAATCGTTATTTAAAAGGACTTCTATAACTAaacattaaaaagaataaaattaccAACGTACAAATAAAATTCAATGTCTTAATAATAATGATGTAATTAATACCAACaattatggacaaaaattagtCTAGAAAGACTCTAATATTTATCTTCGacataaaatcattaatttttttaaatattttttttcactaggcaaatgaactccaaattaaGCAAAACTTAATGCGTTGGATTCATTGatgagtttagtaatttttaaaaataatttgaaactcaaataatagactcattaatactataaatttatgaagaaaaattggTTATAatgactttattgtttctcttttatatcaaatcattattttctaatttttttttatcaggcaaatgaactccaaattaaGCAAAACATATATGTTGGATTCATAACAagtctaatattttttttttttaaagcttgaAGCTCAAATAATGACtcaattaataccataaatttattgaaaaaattggtctaaaataactatattatttttcttttgcatagaattattgtttaatttttttttttcactaagaaaatgaactccaaattaaaGCAAGATTAATGTGTTTCATTCATTGATCAgtctaacaatttttaaaaataattttacactcaaataataaatccatcaatactagaaatttataaataaaaatatgcttagaataactctattattttttttctacacatagttatatttttataattttttatactaaaaaaaataagtttcaaatcaaataatactttgtattgattttattaatggattaaaaaataaatctaatcactaaaaaaataataaatcaaattgaaaaattataagttataattttattatttttcctatacacataactatattttttgaatttaaatatattataaattaagtcaaacataattaaaaatttaaattcttaaatgaatcttttaatttttaagaataatttagaattaaaaatattgatccaattaattatagattaaatcaaaatattttagaatattatatcataattgAGTAGTAAATGTGTATATGTGAAtattaattaatgattttattttaaaattattattgttaaattaTGAAGAtgtcaatatatttatatttgtaacaggtgatatttttttaataaaaattttaatttatgattttattataatattattatttgtgttttactaaaaactatttattttttaatttatttgtaattataaaactattttcatttttgaaaagacttcaattaaatctaattaatattatataaattgaatttacaatatttttataaaatcaaaacaaaaaaaaataaaaacaacttatcgaaataagttttttgttctttattttgaaaaaccatttttaaaatcaacttgTCAAACacccttatattttttttataaaatactaaaaaactgtttttatgctttaatttaaaaacaattctaacaaaaaaacaatttttagaaacaagAATAAGAAAGCACGGTCAAATGAgcccttatttatttgtttgttgtttGTGTTTTGTTTACTATTTAGTAATTAGTTCTTCCCTATAATAAGATGATCTCTAACTGAGTAATTGGTTAGATTAATCCGGAAACCTTTTTTAATTGTTCCAATAAGAAAACCTTTCTTAATTATTAATCCAATAAGAGAAATTTTTTCTATCTACAGTTTTTTCTATgactaaataaatttattacttaatatctaatattttaagaaaaacaaaacttaaattgattttaccaaagtccaaaacTTAAATAAGTcagataattaaaatatgattaattgaaAGTTATCTTAAGCACATTAAATTCTACCTCTACCAcctaaaattaattcatattttatagtaGTGATAGATCCAAGTTGTAAGGAAAAGGTCTATAGAATATGCATTCTTTTACTTATAAACAATGTATAAAATAGTCGACATggatttcttctctttttcaatGTCGGATATCATAATAGGCACTTCTCTCATGTGAAGATAACTAAATTGGAAAATGGTCTCTACATCTTAACTTTGGGTCGCGTCTAGAAGATGACAAACTACCGGTCAGTGTACAGCAGAAGATAAAGTGAGACAGGATAGTTATACATCTCTTGAAATTAATTAGTCTTTGAGCCAAAACAAAGAGGAAGAAGCAGCTCACAATTCCTCCAAAACATCATTGCAAACGTCATAGCTCTGTTTCCCCAAATTCGTCATTACAAACGTCATTCCATACTCTGCCTTCCTTATTTAAAGAGTCCCATGCAGATGCAGATGCAGATTCAGTTCGAAACACAAGTCAGATTTGATCATCCTCTGCATAGACCCAACCGAAGTATCTCCACTTCATCTTCTTCCCCTACAATGACACAACCCCATTTCATTGTGATAACCTATCCGGCACAAGGCCACATCAACCCTTCTCTCCAACTGGCTAAGCGCCTCATACGGGCTGGTGCCCATGTCACCTTCGTCACTAGCACCTATGCCAGTGAGCGCATGGCCAAAACCCCCACCATGGATGGTTTAAAATTTGTCACATTCCCGGATGGCTGCGACAGTGGCCTCAAGCAAAGCGATGCCCTCCAAGGCTTCATGTCTGAGCTTGAGCGTCTTGGCTCCCAAGCTCTTACCGACCTCCTCATAGCCAGCGCTAATGAAGGTCGTCCCGTTACTTGCATAATCTACGGCATCCTGATTCCTTGGGTAGCAGAGGTGGCGCGTAGTCTTCACATCCCCTCCGCACTTTTTTGGAGTCAACCTGTCTCTGTTTTtaatatctattattattatttttgtggcTATGGAGAGCTCATTCGCAAGAAAGTCAGTGACTCCTCGCCTTCCATTGAATTACCAGGACTGCCCTTGCTCAGTAGCCGTGACATTCCCTGTTTCCTACTCCCCTCAAATGCAAATGAATACAACTTCGTCCTTTCAGCGTTTGAGAAGCACCTAGAGATGCTCCACCGTGATACCAACCCAACGGTACTGATAAACACTTTCGATGCATTGGAACCAGAGGCCCTAAGGGCCGTCAGTAAGTTTAAGTCGATTGGAGTTGGACCCT
It encodes:
- the LOC117913870 gene encoding crocetin glucosyltransferase, chloroplastic-like is translated as MQMQMQIQFETQVRFDHPLHRPNRSISTSSSSPTMTQPHFIVITYPAQGHINPSLQLAKRLIRAGAHVTFVTSTYASERMAKTPTMDGLKFVTFPDGCDSGLKQSDALQGFMSELERLGSQALTDLLIASANEGRPVTCIIYGILIPWVAEVARSLHIPSALFWSQPVSVFNIYYYYFCGYGELIRKKVSDSSPSIELPGLPLLSSRDIPCFLLPSNANEYNFVLSAFEKHLEMLHRDTNPTVLINTFDALEPEALRAVSKFKSIGVGPLFPTAFLGGKDPSDTSFGGDLFRRSKDYIEWLNSKPESSVIYVSFGSLAVLSKQQSEEIARGLLDSGRPFLWVIRAKEKGEEEKEEDKLSCYAELEQQGMIVPWCSQVEVLSSPSLGCFVTHCGWNSTLESLASGVPVVAFPQWTDQSTNAKLAEDVWKTAVRVTVNQEGIVESDEIKRCLELVMGDGEEAKEMRRNAKKWKGLAREAVMEGGSSDKNLKNFIDEVIQGY